The Sulfurimonas sp. genome includes a region encoding these proteins:
- a CDS encoding peptidoglycan D,D-transpeptidase FtsI family protein, with amino-acid sequence MNTQSKNKSKKIFLLFTLLSIGFLIFLGVMLSNVVAPRNLPSLYTKNTSYAMRGNILSADGFTLAYTTKLYKAVVNTKFIDPQKKDLFIELFSIYSGISPKEIREKLSKRNGVVVLSYNIEEKNAQYLKKLAYELRRYDVFIVRLNPRTGIKTIQGLNIIESGESREYPYKKLLTPVIGYTHKIEDDGYTKIKGVKGLEKRFEAELEARQDELSQGKRDVNGYIILNKESFTKQQLNGLNLKLNIPASLQIRMEKMLDSMKEELDAKQVMLAIMDTKSAKVLSMASSNRYLPKDIRKEDYPSLNSAMLEYSFEPGSVIKTITFALLLDKKLINPYDLVNGHNGRFKIGRKVITDEHEFDWLSAENVIVHSSNIGIAQLAQKMSGLEFHEGLKEFGFASKSIPDMIYERKGSIPHPTRLNNEIYKATCSYGYGMRANLMQLIRAYSVFNNGGKSVTPQIVDSLINELGEETKIPKLEQMQIVNPETAHRMKQILIKTVNKGTGVKAITPGLEVGGKTGTAHKVEDGRYVNKYNTAFLGFVNDKTKKYTMGVVVIEPKKSQFAAQTAVPVFKKAIDIMIENGYLKPDIIE; translated from the coding sequence TTGAATACACAAAGTAAAAATAAGAGTAAAAAGATCTTTTTACTCTTCACTCTATTATCTATAGGTTTTTTAATATTTTTAGGTGTAATGCTATCAAATGTAGTAGCACCCAGAAACCTACCCTCTCTCTATACAAAAAATACATCTTATGCAATGCGTGGAAATATTTTAAGTGCTGATGGTTTTACTCTAGCATATACTACAAAACTCTATAAAGCGGTTGTAAATACAAAGTTTATAGATCCTCAGAAAAAAGATCTTTTTATAGAACTGTTTAGTATCTATTCAGGTATTAGTCCTAAAGAGATAAGAGAGAAACTCTCAAAAAGAAACGGTGTAGTTGTTTTAAGCTATAACATAGAGGAAAAAAATGCACAATATCTTAAAAAACTGGCATATGAACTTAGACGCTACGATGTTTTCATTGTAAGGCTAAATCCTAGAACAGGTATAAAAACTATTCAAGGTTTAAATATTATTGAGAGTGGTGAAAGCCGAGAATATCCATATAAAAAACTTTTAACACCTGTAATAGGTTACACACATAAAATAGAAGATGACGGATATACAAAGATAAAAGGTGTGAAAGGTCTTGAAAAACGTTTTGAGGCTGAGCTAGAAGCTAGACAAGATGAATTGAGTCAAGGTAAGCGCGATGTTAACGGTTATATAATATTAAATAAAGAGAGCTTTACAAAACAACAGCTTAACGGACTTAATCTAAAACTAAACATACCTGCATCTCTGCAAATAAGAATGGAAAAAATGCTTGATTCCATGAAAGAAGAGCTCGATGCAAAGCAGGTTATGCTAGCTATAATGGACACAAAAAGTGCAAAAGTATTAAGCATGGCATCTTCAAACAGATATCTTCCAAAAGATATAAGAAAAGAGGACTATCCATCTCTTAATTCTGCTATGCTTGAGTACAGTTTTGAACCGGGTAGTGTTATTAAAACAATTACTTTTGCTCTTCTTTTAGATAAAAAGCTTATAAATCCATATGATCTTGTAAACGGTCATAACGGTCGTTTTAAAATAGGTCGTAAAGTTATTACTGATGAACATGAGTTTGATTGGTTAAGTGCTGAGAATGTTATAGTTCACTCATCAAACATCGGTATAGCTCAACTTGCTCAGAAAATGAGTGGTTTAGAGTTTCATGAAGGTCTAAAAGAGTTTGGATTTGCCAGTAAATCCATTCCGGATATGATTTATGAAAGAAAAGGTTCAATTCCACATCCTACAAGACTTAACAATGAAATATACAAAGCTACCTGTTCCTACGGATATGGAATGAGAGCAAATCTTATGCAACTTATTCGTGCATATAGCGTATTTAACAATGGTGGTAAAAGTGTGACTCCTCAAATCGTTGATTCATTAATTAATGAACTTGGCGAAGAGACAAAAATACCAAAGCTTGAACAGATGCAAATAGTAAATCCTGAAACTGCACACCGTATGAAACAAATACTTATTAAAACAGTAAATAAAGGTACAGGTGTAAAGGCTATAACACCAGGTTTAGAAGTTGGAGGAAAAACCGGAACAGCCCACAAAGTTGAAGATGGAAGATATGTAAACAAATACAA